Proteins encoded by one window of Arachis hypogaea cultivar Tifrunner chromosome 1, arahy.Tifrunner.gnm2.J5K5, whole genome shotgun sequence:
- the LOC112798347 gene encoding B3 domain-containing protein Os01g0234100 isoform X1, translating into MVDRMVKKEVEQHDEQTVTLGFYGDEQAQRRFSINMMDKQNKATDNKNKVLNSDIKPVTNGEAQKFASSMKATTAEATSSRGEAKSSAVIRAEEIRSSLQGEYPSFVKSLVRSHVASCFWMGLPVAFCKKHLADKDTTMTLEDEYGKEYKMKYIACKTGLSAGWRQFSAVHKLQEGDVLVFQLVEPAKFKIYIVRADNLREVDGALSLMNLDSYARQKQREKENPENDALDASITKKKPGKSVAIDVQKKKASKPGHKSVQPAQSENDSEEAVSEVFEGFRTLDFKDVKGFENFSIIVDGVVLDAEFSTEVRNKYYKLCYSQRAFLHENLTRGLNYKLVVGIITETVNIADAIKVSVLATPRFDFSNWDKTLLAFEHMGMNVEFLRVKLRRLVSIAYETDDALETRRYFQYKNQHSRADEEIKNMESKLEDLKGACKDFSAYIKSLKQKAETHQNKFQKEVAAPW; encoded by the exons ATGGTGGATAGGATGGTGAAGAAGGAGGTTGAACAACATGATGAACAAACTGTGACTCTGGGTTTCTATGGAGACGAGCAAGCTCAACGGAGGTTTTCTATAAACATGATG gaTAAACAAAACAAGGCCACGGATAACAAAAACAAGGTCTTAAACTCTGATATAAAGCCT GTCACAAATGGCGAGGCACAAAAATTTGCAAG CTCTATGAAGGCTACAACAGCAGAAGCAACATCCTCTCGTGGTGAGGCTAAGTCATCTGCTGTAATTCGAGCAGAAGAGATCCGATCGAGTTTGCAAGGCGAATACCCGAGTTTTGTGAAGTCATTAGTGAGATCACATGTTGCTAGTTGTTTCTGGATG GGTCTGCCTGTGGCATTCTGTAAGAAGCACTTGGCAGATAAGGATACAACGATGACTTTGGAAGATGAATATGGCAAAGAATACAAGATGAAGTACATCGCATGCAAAACGGGATTGAGCGCAGGTTGGAGACAGTTTTCTGCTGTGCATAAGTTGCAGGAGGGTGACGTCTTGGTCTTCCAGTTAGTTGAACCTGCCAAGTTTAAG ATTTATATAGTAAGAGCAGATAATTTAAGGGAAGTAGATGGGGCCCTTTCGCTCATGAATCTAGACAGTTATGCAAGACAAAAGCAGAGAG AGAAAGAAAACCCAGAGAATGATGCTTTAGATGCTAGTATTACAAAGAAGAAACCCGGAAAATCTGTTGCAATTGACGTCCAAAAGAAAAAGGCATCAAAGCCAGGACATAAATCTGTGCAACCGGCGCAATCCGAAAACGATAGCGAAGAAGCAGTTTCAGAAGTATTTGAGGGGTTTAGAACGCTTGACTTCAAAGATGTCAAAGGATTTGAAAACTTTAGCATCATAGTGGATGGTGTGGTATTAGATGCCGAGTTCTCTACCGAGGTTAGAAACAAATACTACAAACTATGTTATAGCCAACGTGCTTTTCTTCATGAGAACCTCACCAGGGGGTTGAACTATAAGCTAGTTGTTGGAATCATAACGGAGACTGTAAACATTGCGGACGCCATAAAAGTTAGCGTGCTAGCTACGCCACGATTCGACTTCTCGAATTGGGACAAAACCCTGCTTGCCTTTGAGCATATGGGCATGAATGTTGAGTTCTTGAGAGTGAAGTTGCGGCGATTGGTGAGCATTGCATATGAGACTGATGATGCCTTAGAAACTAGGAGATACTTCCAGTATAAAAATCAACACTCAAGAGCAGATGAGGAAATAAAGAATATGGAGTCCAAGCTGGAAGATTTGAAAGGAGCTTGTAAGGATTTTAGTGCTTACATTAAGAGTTTGAAGCAAAAAGCTGAAACTCATCAAAACAAGTTTCAGAAAGAGGTTGCTGCTCCTTGGTGA
- the LOC112798347 gene encoding B3 domain-containing protein Os01g0234100 isoform X4, which yields MVDRMVKKEVEQHDEQTVTLGFYGDEQAQRRFSINMMVTNGEAQKFASSMKATTAEATSSRGEAKSSAVIRAEEIRSSLQGEYPSFVKSLVRSHVASCFWMGLPVAFCKKHLADKDTTMTLEDEYGKEYKMKYIACKTGLSAGWRQFSAVHKLQEGDVLVFQLVEPAKFKIYIVRADNLREVDGALSLMNLDSYARQKQREKENPENDALDASITKKKPGKSVAIDVQKKKASKPGHKSVQPAQSENDSEEAVSEVFEGFRTLDFKDVKGFENFSIIVDGVVLDAEFSTEVRNKYYKLCYSQRAFLHENLTRGLNYKLVVGIITETVNIADAIKVSVLATPRFDFSNWDKTLLAFEHMGMNVEFLRVKLRRLVSIAYETDDALETRRYFQYKNQHSRADEEIKNMESKLEDLKGACKDFSAYIKSLKQKAETHQNKFQKEVAAPW from the exons ATGGTGGATAGGATGGTGAAGAAGGAGGTTGAACAACATGATGAACAAACTGTGACTCTGGGTTTCTATGGAGACGAGCAAGCTCAACGGAGGTTTTCTATAAACATGATG GTCACAAATGGCGAGGCACAAAAATTTGCAAG CTCTATGAAGGCTACAACAGCAGAAGCAACATCCTCTCGTGGTGAGGCTAAGTCATCTGCTGTAATTCGAGCAGAAGAGATCCGATCGAGTTTGCAAGGCGAATACCCGAGTTTTGTGAAGTCATTAGTGAGATCACATGTTGCTAGTTGTTTCTGGATG GGTCTGCCTGTGGCATTCTGTAAGAAGCACTTGGCAGATAAGGATACAACGATGACTTTGGAAGATGAATATGGCAAAGAATACAAGATGAAGTACATCGCATGCAAAACGGGATTGAGCGCAGGTTGGAGACAGTTTTCTGCTGTGCATAAGTTGCAGGAGGGTGACGTCTTGGTCTTCCAGTTAGTTGAACCTGCCAAGTTTAAG ATTTATATAGTAAGAGCAGATAATTTAAGGGAAGTAGATGGGGCCCTTTCGCTCATGAATCTAGACAGTTATGCAAGACAAAAGCAGAGAG AGAAAGAAAACCCAGAGAATGATGCTTTAGATGCTAGTATTACAAAGAAGAAACCCGGAAAATCTGTTGCAATTGACGTCCAAAAGAAAAAGGCATCAAAGCCAGGACATAAATCTGTGCAACCGGCGCAATCCGAAAACGATAGCGAAGAAGCAGTTTCAGAAGTATTTGAGGGGTTTAGAACGCTTGACTTCAAAGATGTCAAAGGATTTGAAAACTTTAGCATCATAGTGGATGGTGTGGTATTAGATGCCGAGTTCTCTACCGAGGTTAGAAACAAATACTACAAACTATGTTATAGCCAACGTGCTTTTCTTCATGAGAACCTCACCAGGGGGTTGAACTATAAGCTAGTTGTTGGAATCATAACGGAGACTGTAAACATTGCGGACGCCATAAAAGTTAGCGTGCTAGCTACGCCACGATTCGACTTCTCGAATTGGGACAAAACCCTGCTTGCCTTTGAGCATATGGGCATGAATGTTGAGTTCTTGAGAGTGAAGTTGCGGCGATTGGTGAGCATTGCATATGAGACTGATGATGCCTTAGAAACTAGGAGATACTTCCAGTATAAAAATCAACACTCAAGAGCAGATGAGGAAATAAAGAATATGGAGTCCAAGCTGGAAGATTTGAAAGGAGCTTGTAAGGATTTTAGTGCTTACATTAAGAGTTTGAAGCAAAAAGCTGAAACTCATCAAAACAAGTTTCAGAAAGAGGTTGCTGCTCCTTGGTGA
- the LOC112798347 gene encoding B3 domain-containing protein Os01g0234100 isoform X3 — MVDRMVKKEVEQHDEQTVTLGFYGDEQAQRRFSINMMDKQNKATDNKNKVTNGEAQKFASSMKATTAEATSSRGEAKSSAVIRAEEIRSSLQGEYPSFVKSLVRSHVASCFWMGLPVAFCKKHLADKDTTMTLEDEYGKEYKMKYIACKTGLSAGWRQFSAVHKLQEGDVLVFQLVEPAKFKIYIVRADNLREVDGALSLMNLDSYARQKQREKENPENDALDASITKKKPGKSVAIDVQKKKASKPGHKSVQPAQSENDSEEAVSEVFEGFRTLDFKDVKGFENFSIIVDGVVLDAEFSTEVRNKYYKLCYSQRAFLHENLTRGLNYKLVVGIITETVNIADAIKVSVLATPRFDFSNWDKTLLAFEHMGMNVEFLRVKLRRLVSIAYETDDALETRRYFQYKNQHSRADEEIKNMESKLEDLKGACKDFSAYIKSLKQKAETHQNKFQKEVAAPW; from the exons ATGGTGGATAGGATGGTGAAGAAGGAGGTTGAACAACATGATGAACAAACTGTGACTCTGGGTTTCTATGGAGACGAGCAAGCTCAACGGAGGTTTTCTATAAACATGATG gaTAAACAAAACAAGGCCACGGATAACAAAAACAAG GTCACAAATGGCGAGGCACAAAAATTTGCAAG CTCTATGAAGGCTACAACAGCAGAAGCAACATCCTCTCGTGGTGAGGCTAAGTCATCTGCTGTAATTCGAGCAGAAGAGATCCGATCGAGTTTGCAAGGCGAATACCCGAGTTTTGTGAAGTCATTAGTGAGATCACATGTTGCTAGTTGTTTCTGGATG GGTCTGCCTGTGGCATTCTGTAAGAAGCACTTGGCAGATAAGGATACAACGATGACTTTGGAAGATGAATATGGCAAAGAATACAAGATGAAGTACATCGCATGCAAAACGGGATTGAGCGCAGGTTGGAGACAGTTTTCTGCTGTGCATAAGTTGCAGGAGGGTGACGTCTTGGTCTTCCAGTTAGTTGAACCTGCCAAGTTTAAG ATTTATATAGTAAGAGCAGATAATTTAAGGGAAGTAGATGGGGCCCTTTCGCTCATGAATCTAGACAGTTATGCAAGACAAAAGCAGAGAG AGAAAGAAAACCCAGAGAATGATGCTTTAGATGCTAGTATTACAAAGAAGAAACCCGGAAAATCTGTTGCAATTGACGTCCAAAAGAAAAAGGCATCAAAGCCAGGACATAAATCTGTGCAACCGGCGCAATCCGAAAACGATAGCGAAGAAGCAGTTTCAGAAGTATTTGAGGGGTTTAGAACGCTTGACTTCAAAGATGTCAAAGGATTTGAAAACTTTAGCATCATAGTGGATGGTGTGGTATTAGATGCCGAGTTCTCTACCGAGGTTAGAAACAAATACTACAAACTATGTTATAGCCAACGTGCTTTTCTTCATGAGAACCTCACCAGGGGGTTGAACTATAAGCTAGTTGTTGGAATCATAACGGAGACTGTAAACATTGCGGACGCCATAAAAGTTAGCGTGCTAGCTACGCCACGATTCGACTTCTCGAATTGGGACAAAACCCTGCTTGCCTTTGAGCATATGGGCATGAATGTTGAGTTCTTGAGAGTGAAGTTGCGGCGATTGGTGAGCATTGCATATGAGACTGATGATGCCTTAGAAACTAGGAGATACTTCCAGTATAAAAATCAACACTCAAGAGCAGATGAGGAAATAAAGAATATGGAGTCCAAGCTGGAAGATTTGAAAGGAGCTTGTAAGGATTTTAGTGCTTACATTAAGAGTTTGAAGCAAAAAGCTGAAACTCATCAAAACAAGTTTCAGAAAGAGGTTGCTGCTCCTTGGTGA
- the LOC112798347 gene encoding B3 domain-containing protein Os01g0234100 isoform X2: MVKKEVEQHDEQTVTLGFYGDEQAQRRFSINMMDKQNKATDNKNKVLNSDIKPVTNGEAQKFASSMKATTAEATSSRGEAKSSAVIRAEEIRSSLQGEYPSFVKSLVRSHVASCFWMGLPVAFCKKHLADKDTTMTLEDEYGKEYKMKYIACKTGLSAGWRQFSAVHKLQEGDVLVFQLVEPAKFKIYIVRADNLREVDGALSLMNLDSYARQKQREKENPENDALDASITKKKPGKSVAIDVQKKKASKPGHKSVQPAQSENDSEEAVSEVFEGFRTLDFKDVKGFENFSIIVDGVVLDAEFSTEVRNKYYKLCYSQRAFLHENLTRGLNYKLVVGIITETVNIADAIKVSVLATPRFDFSNWDKTLLAFEHMGMNVEFLRVKLRRLVSIAYETDDALETRRYFQYKNQHSRADEEIKNMESKLEDLKGACKDFSAYIKSLKQKAETHQNKFQKEVAAPW, encoded by the exons ATGGTGAAGAAGGAGGTTGAACAACATGATGAACAAACTGTGACTCTGGGTTTCTATGGAGACGAGCAAGCTCAACGGAGGTTTTCTATAAACATGATG gaTAAACAAAACAAGGCCACGGATAACAAAAACAAGGTCTTAAACTCTGATATAAAGCCT GTCACAAATGGCGAGGCACAAAAATTTGCAAG CTCTATGAAGGCTACAACAGCAGAAGCAACATCCTCTCGTGGTGAGGCTAAGTCATCTGCTGTAATTCGAGCAGAAGAGATCCGATCGAGTTTGCAAGGCGAATACCCGAGTTTTGTGAAGTCATTAGTGAGATCACATGTTGCTAGTTGTTTCTGGATG GGTCTGCCTGTGGCATTCTGTAAGAAGCACTTGGCAGATAAGGATACAACGATGACTTTGGAAGATGAATATGGCAAAGAATACAAGATGAAGTACATCGCATGCAAAACGGGATTGAGCGCAGGTTGGAGACAGTTTTCTGCTGTGCATAAGTTGCAGGAGGGTGACGTCTTGGTCTTCCAGTTAGTTGAACCTGCCAAGTTTAAG ATTTATATAGTAAGAGCAGATAATTTAAGGGAAGTAGATGGGGCCCTTTCGCTCATGAATCTAGACAGTTATGCAAGACAAAAGCAGAGAG AGAAAGAAAACCCAGAGAATGATGCTTTAGATGCTAGTATTACAAAGAAGAAACCCGGAAAATCTGTTGCAATTGACGTCCAAAAGAAAAAGGCATCAAAGCCAGGACATAAATCTGTGCAACCGGCGCAATCCGAAAACGATAGCGAAGAAGCAGTTTCAGAAGTATTTGAGGGGTTTAGAACGCTTGACTTCAAAGATGTCAAAGGATTTGAAAACTTTAGCATCATAGTGGATGGTGTGGTATTAGATGCCGAGTTCTCTACCGAGGTTAGAAACAAATACTACAAACTATGTTATAGCCAACGTGCTTTTCTTCATGAGAACCTCACCAGGGGGTTGAACTATAAGCTAGTTGTTGGAATCATAACGGAGACTGTAAACATTGCGGACGCCATAAAAGTTAGCGTGCTAGCTACGCCACGATTCGACTTCTCGAATTGGGACAAAACCCTGCTTGCCTTTGAGCATATGGGCATGAATGTTGAGTTCTTGAGAGTGAAGTTGCGGCGATTGGTGAGCATTGCATATGAGACTGATGATGCCTTAGAAACTAGGAGATACTTCCAGTATAAAAATCAACACTCAAGAGCAGATGAGGAAATAAAGAATATGGAGTCCAAGCTGGAAGATTTGAAAGGAGCTTGTAAGGATTTTAGTGCTTACATTAAGAGTTTGAAGCAAAAAGCTGAAACTCATCAAAACAAGTTTCAGAAAGAGGTTGCTGCTCCTTGGTGA
- the LOC112798363 gene encoding probable calcium-binding protein CML32: MSDLSFLHFQSDSSLEKSCSPPKNSSSNSSFQPKEEEIKWVFDKFDANKDGKISFEEFKAAIITVGWNLGDAEALNSFKAIDTDEDSFIGFDEFMGMFKGEDNDDEKVKQMEMKSAFQVFDLNGDGKISAEELSQVLKRLGENCNVSDCKKMVMGVDGNGDGFIDLNEFMTMMMSGNKLP; encoded by the coding sequence ATGTCAGATTTGAGTTTCCTTCATTTTCAAAGCGATAGCTCGTTAGAAAAATCTTGTTCTCCGCCCAAAAATTCATCCTCCAATTCGAGTTTCCAGCCAAAGGAAGAGGAAATAAAATGGGTGTTCGACAAATTCGACGCAAACAAAGACGGCAAGATCTCCTTTGAAGAGTTCAAAGCGGCGATTATCACCGTGGGTTGGAATCTCGGTGATGCCGAGGCTTTAAACTCGTTCAAGGCCATCGATACCGATGAAGATTCCTTCATCGGTTTCGACGAGTTCATGGGGATGTTTAAGGGGGAGGATAACGATGACGAGAAGGTGAAGCAGATGGAGATGAAGAGcgctttccaagtgtttgatttgAATGGTGATGGGAAGATTAGTGCGGAGGAGTTGTCCCAAGTTCTCAAGAGGCTTGGCGAAAATTGTAACGTTAGTGATTGTAAGAAGATGGTGATGGGTGTGGATGGTAACGGTGATGGCTTTATTGACTTGAATGAGTTCATGACCATGATGATGAGTGGCAACAAACTGCCTTAA